In one Penaeus chinensis breed Huanghai No. 1 chromosome 33, ASM1920278v2, whole genome shotgun sequence genomic region, the following are encoded:
- the LOC125043384 gene encoding probable methyltransferase-like protein 24: MMFRASDFTLSNKIRFILSAWACLVLFAVLGGRTDVLQPTFAAHSNLQHTPRTLRTAEGSSISKGLLKDPVEYFESLAKTNGYCRKLVTFGGSSCKRLVDGDKLVCLDDHLAIPKKDCLVYSFGAGDDVSFEDAMINYAGCELHLFDPTVNASEFMDSDEKIKFHQIGLGDSEKVVSSKQSSKVFVLKPFDSILRQNGHVGRTIHYLKLDIESSEWEVLPYMLEKGLLDNVWQLAMEVHSNFLKNLPFDTWMKHLQRQHDILLSLEAIGFRKISYKET; this comes from the exons ATGATGTTCAGGGCATCGGATTTCACATTGAGCAATAAAATACGTTTCATTCTATCGGCATGGGCGTGTCTAGTACTCTTTGCCGTGCTTGGTGGGCGTACAGACGTGTTGCAACCTACTTTTGCTGCACATAGTAACCTGCAACACACGCCGCGGACCTTAAG GACCGCGGAGGGCAGCAGTATCTCCAAAGGTCTTCTGAAGGACCCTGTTGAGTACTTTGAGTCCCTTGCAAAGACAAACGGATATTGCAGAAAGCTGGTAACTTTTGGAGGATCATCGTGTAAGAGGCTAGTGGATGGAGATAAACTG GTGTGTTTAGACGACCACCTGGCTATACCGAAGAAGGACTGTCTCGTGTATTCCTTCGGCGCGGGTGATGACGTTAGCTTCGAGGACGCCATGATAAACTATGCGGGTTGTGAACTTCATTTGTTCGACCCGACCGTGAACGCCTCGGAATTTATG gaTAGCGACGAGAAAATCAAGTTCCACCAAATAGGACTCGGTGACAGCGAAAAGGTTGTGTCCAGCAAGCAGTCATCCAAGGTCTTTGTACTCAAGCCCTTCGATAGCATTCTGCGGCAAAATGGTCACGTTGGAAGAACCATTCACTATCTCAAGCTTGATATAGAATCCAGTGAATGGGAG GTACTTCCATATATGTTAGAAAAGGGGTTACTGGACAATGTGTGGCAGCTGGCGATGGAGGTGCACAGCAATTTCCTGAAGAATCTGCCGTTTGATACCTGGATGAAACACTTACAG AGACAACACGACATCCTGTTAAGCCTAGAAGCAATCGGCTTCCGGAAAATCAGTTACAAGGAAACATGA